In Nicotiana tabacum cultivar K326 chromosome 11, ASM71507v2, whole genome shotgun sequence, a single window of DNA contains:
- the LOC107813938 gene encoding aquaporin PIP2-2, which yields MAKNVGSEGSFTTKDYQDPPPAPLIDPEELTQWSFYRALIAEFIATLLFLYITVLTVIGYKSQSATATDPCAGVGILGIAWAFGGMIFVLVYCTAGISGGHINPAVTFGLFLARKVSLIRAVMYMVAQCLGAICGVGLVKAFQSAYYHRYDGGANMLSDDYSHGVGLSAEIIGTFVLVYTVFSATDPKRNARDSHVPVLAPLPIGFAVFMVHLATIPITGTGINPARSLGAAVIFNQHKAWKDHWIFWVGPFIGAAIAAFYHQFILRAGAAKALGSFRSSSQV from the exons ATGGCAAAGAACGTGGGTAGTGAAGGGTCGTTCACGACCAAAGACTACCAAGATCCTCCGCCAGCACCACTGATTGACCCAGAGGAGCTAACCCAATGGTCTTTTTACAGAGCACTCATTGCTGAATTCATAGCCACTCTTCTCTTCCTTTACATAACGGTGCTGACTGTCATTGGTTACAAGAGCCAAAGTGCTACGGCAACTGATCCTTGTGCTGGTGTTGGGATCCTTGGTATTGCTTGGGCATTTGGTGGCATGATTTTCGTTCTTGTCTACTGCACCGCTGGTATTTCTGGTGGTCATATAAATCCAGCAGTCACATTTGGACTATTCTTGGCGAGGAAAGTATCACTAATAAGGGCAGTTATGTATATGGTGGCTCAGTGTTTGGGAGCCATTTGTGGCGTTGGATTAGTTAAGGCTTTCCAATCAGCTTACTACCACCGCTATGACGGCGGAGCCAATATGCTCTCCGACGATTACAGTCACGGCGTCGGGTTGTCGGCGGAGATCATCGGAACTTTTGTTCTTGTTTACACTGTTTTCTCTGCCACTGATCCCAAGAGGAATGCTAGAGATTCTCACGTCCCC GTGTTGGCACCACTCCCAATTGGATTTGCAGTGTTCATGGTTCACTTAGCCACCATTCCGATCACCGgtaccggaatcaaccccgctaGGAGTCTTGGCGCTGCCGTTATCTTCAACCAACACAAAGCCTGGAAAGACCAC TGGATATTTTGGGTAGGACCATTCATTGGAGCAGCAATTGCAGCATTCTACCATCAATTCATATTGAGAGCAGGTGCAGCTAAAGCCCTTGGTTCATTCAGGAGCAGTTCTCAAGTTTGA